From a region of the Nocardioides ginsengisegetis genome:
- a CDS encoding ATP-binding protein, with product MSSGGGAPGPDATGGGQPRAPLGHLSRLGFALRNAHDLDEVARSLLADFVSLPDVSRVGLALTEGGGRRLRFVATDKVGDADLEWCHIDAYDDVPLTAVVRSGEPVFGSLDDLEPRFPGVVGRQRNEGTLAMGAWPLPGTGSPVGGLILFFDEPQAFGERQQRLLEAAARRTADAVRRVRIATGRGPDEVAPDDPALVGQGERVAVLLESDPRAPGAARRFLREALAGWGIDDDAVDTAQLCLSELVTNVVMHARTSSELIVALEDGVLTVLVRDLGGSSRSGDPTTITISEDDDPLRVFGRGLMLVDALADRWGSEQDATGTTAWFALELGSGSNGSLQTG from the coding sequence GTGTCGTCTGGTGGGGGTGCACCCGGCCCGGACGCGACGGGGGGCGGGCAGCCTCGCGCGCCTCTGGGGCATCTGTCGCGCCTCGGTTTCGCGCTCCGCAACGCCCACGACCTCGACGAGGTGGCGCGCAGCCTGCTCGCCGACTTCGTCTCGCTCCCAGACGTGTCCCGCGTCGGCCTCGCGCTGACCGAGGGCGGCGGCCGCCGGCTCCGCTTCGTGGCCACCGACAAGGTCGGCGACGCCGACCTCGAGTGGTGCCACATCGACGCCTACGACGATGTCCCGCTCACCGCGGTCGTGCGCAGCGGTGAGCCGGTCTTCGGCAGCCTCGACGACCTCGAGCCGCGGTTCCCCGGTGTCGTGGGGCGCCAGCGCAATGAGGGCACGCTCGCGATGGGGGCCTGGCCGCTGCCCGGCACCGGTTCGCCCGTGGGCGGCCTCATCCTGTTCTTCGACGAGCCCCAGGCGTTCGGCGAGCGGCAGCAGCGGCTGCTCGAGGCGGCCGCCCGCCGCACCGCCGACGCCGTACGCCGCGTGCGGATCGCCACCGGCCGCGGCCCGGACGAGGTGGCCCCCGACGACCCCGCTCTCGTCGGGCAGGGGGAGCGGGTCGCCGTGTTGCTCGAGAGCGACCCGCGGGCCCCCGGTGCCGCACGCCGGTTCCTGCGCGAGGCCCTGGCCGGGTGGGGCATCGACGACGACGCCGTCGACACCGCCCAGCTGTGCCTGTCCGAGCTGGTCACCAACGTCGTCATGCACGCCCGGACGTCGTCGGAGCTGATCGTGGCCCTCGAGGACGGCGTGCTCACCGTCCTGGTCCGTGACCTCGGCGGATCGAGCCGCTCGGGCGACCCGACGACCATCACGATCTCCGAGGACGACGACCCGCTGCGGGTCTTCGGGCGGGGCCTGATGCTGGTCGACGCGCTCGCCGACCGGTGGGGCTCGGAGCAGGACGCGACCGGCACCACCGCCTGGTTCGCGCTCGAGCTGGGGAGCGGCTCCAACGGCTCCCTCCAGACCGGCTGA
- a CDS encoding DUF3052 domain-containing protein: protein MVAGYSGTPLVRKLGIKEGHVLFLDGLPSVSSPDVAALAEPGTATNVVRRLPGRADVTLTFHTELTALTRRLPTLFERTSTAGMVWVCWPKKAAQRSARNPDGPVTDLDESTVRDLGLELGFVDVKVAALDGTWSGLKFVRRVADR, encoded by the coding sequence GTGGTGGCCGGCTACTCGGGCACGCCCCTGGTCCGCAAGCTCGGGATCAAGGAGGGGCACGTGCTCTTCCTCGACGGCCTGCCCTCGGTTTCGTCCCCCGACGTCGCGGCGCTGGCCGAGCCGGGCACGGCCACGAACGTCGTACGCCGCCTGCCGGGCCGCGCGGACGTCACGCTGACTTTCCACACCGAGCTCACCGCGCTGACCCGCCGGCTGCCAACACTCTTCGAGCGCACCAGCACGGCCGGGATGGTGTGGGTCTGCTGGCCCAAGAAGGCGGCCCAGCGCTCGGCCCGCAACCCCGACGGGCCGGTCACGGACCTGGACGAGAGCACGGTGCGCGACCTCGGACTGGAGCTCGGGTTCGTCGACGTGAAGGTCGCCGCCCTGGACGGGACGTGGTCGGGGCTGAAGTTCGTGCGGCGGGTGGCGGACCGTTAG
- a CDS encoding restriction endonuclease produces the protein MSGSETDVKQRLASILGQYDPRWISPICAELGRIGKGTRLEDAFVIEGYVWESDRGELLVCLLGDVMYTVCTKGASARILALHPSAFGQSRPGCAVVLRYATGTGGTLEARGRLRTRPGESAPETTQAYNDACRHEKGLARLATRARAEQKAARRAAEDESRRLLEAGKVAVRDELRVLNRRVPGAKSLDARISLMSDAVDASERVDLAKTIRQFLRRAREVDPGLPVAFIPGMVRVSTVGQEDSTKSAVTFGPVLITDNHLLWFPAGATRTYSLAGADATFKRYAGRPFNSVEVALNTHDGQFAVTAHCRNETWTNAARLEAGLRYALGRKTTPSSPSAAPLICRPELRLIRTAHEAEQVVAEWLTYLGFGSASLTKSGPDGGIDVQTSTVVAQVKMEAVPSGRPALQQLLGAAVIEAKTPVFFSLAGYTREAVEWADRASMALFQFDFQGEPTPVNESARSAVAAAVGRDTT, from the coding sequence ATGAGCGGATCCGAGACAGATGTCAAGCAGCGCCTTGCTTCGATACTGGGCCAATACGATCCCCGATGGATCTCACCGATCTGCGCGGAGCTCGGGCGGATTGGCAAGGGGACACGCCTAGAGGACGCCTTCGTCATTGAGGGATACGTCTGGGAGTCTGACCGTGGCGAGCTTCTGGTTTGCTTGCTTGGTGACGTGATGTACACCGTCTGCACTAAAGGAGCGAGCGCCCGGATACTTGCCCTTCACCCGTCAGCCTTCGGTCAGAGTCGGCCCGGCTGTGCCGTCGTGCTCCGCTACGCAACCGGCACGGGAGGCACGCTCGAAGCGCGGGGACGGCTTCGGACTCGGCCTGGAGAGTCGGCACCGGAGACGACTCAGGCGTACAACGACGCGTGTCGCCACGAGAAGGGGCTCGCGCGGCTCGCCACCCGGGCGCGTGCCGAGCAGAAGGCCGCCCGTAGGGCGGCCGAGGATGAATCCCGTCGACTTCTTGAGGCCGGCAAGGTGGCTGTACGGGATGAGCTCCGGGTCCTCAACCGGCGCGTCCCAGGCGCCAAGTCTTTGGATGCGCGAATCTCCCTAATGAGCGACGCTGTCGACGCGTCCGAGCGTGTCGACCTTGCGAAGACGATTCGACAGTTCTTGAGAAGGGCGAGAGAGGTCGATCCGGGCCTACCCGTCGCCTTCATTCCGGGCATGGTCAGGGTGTCAACCGTGGGGCAAGAGGACTCTACGAAGTCAGCGGTGACGTTTGGTCCTGTGCTGATCACAGACAACCACTTGTTGTGGTTCCCGGCAGGGGCAACCAGGACGTATTCGTTGGCGGGTGCAGACGCCACGTTCAAGCGATACGCCGGTCGCCCTTTCAACTCGGTCGAGGTCGCACTTAATACGCACGATGGGCAGTTCGCCGTTACGGCCCACTGTCGGAATGAGACGTGGACAAACGCGGCCCGCCTCGAGGCGGGCTTGCGGTACGCCCTCGGTCGCAAGACGACGCCAAGTTCGCCAAGCGCGGCTCCATTGATCTGCCGTCCCGAGCTGCGGCTTATACGAACCGCCCACGAGGCTGAGCAGGTGGTCGCAGAGTGGCTCACGTACCTCGGATTCGGATCTGCATCTCTCACCAAGTCCGGGCCGGATGGGGGGATCGACGTCCAAACCTCCACCGTGGTCGCCCAAGTGAAGATGGAAGCCGTGCCTAGCGGTCGACCCGCGCTACAGCAACTCCTCGGGGCGGCCGTGATCGAGGCCAAGACGCCCGTGTTCTTTTCTCTCGCTGGATATACCCGGGAAGCGGTCGAGTGGGCAGACCGAGCCAGCATGGCACTGTTCCAGTTTGACTTTCAGGGCGAGCCGACGCCGGTCAACGAGTCCGCCAGATCGGCTGTTGCTGCGGCCGTCGGCCGAGACACCACCTAA
- a CDS encoding SDR family NAD(P)-dependent oxidoreductase, which produces MSAPPVHTSCVVTGGARGIGRGIAERMVARGHRVVVTDVDGEGAARTAAEIGAAAGIAHDVRDPAGHAAAVAEATRHGVLTAWFNNAGVGDDGTLSELSDDAVRRLVDVNLMGVVWGMRAALEAFGEAGGDVVNTASLAGLGPVPGYSLYAATKAAIVSLTMSGDAETPRGVRVHAICPDGVKTAMLDAQTPGGLGNLLVHSGGRILTVDEVADEAVALVGSHRVIRAVPGWRGGVVRASALAPSVSARGISLFAAQGRRALKKSAGA; this is translated from the coding sequence ATGTCTGCACCGCCTGTCCACACCAGCTGTGTCGTCACCGGAGGAGCCCGCGGGATCGGCCGCGGCATCGCCGAGCGGATGGTCGCCCGCGGCCACCGGGTCGTGGTCACCGACGTCGACGGCGAGGGCGCCGCCCGCACGGCCGCCGAGATCGGCGCCGCGGCCGGCATCGCCCACGACGTGCGCGACCCCGCCGGGCACGCGGCCGCGGTCGCCGAGGCGACCCGCCACGGCGTCCTGACCGCGTGGTTCAACAACGCCGGTGTCGGCGACGACGGCACGCTGTCGGAGCTGTCCGACGACGCCGTACGACGCCTGGTCGACGTCAACCTGATGGGCGTCGTGTGGGGGATGCGCGCCGCGCTCGAGGCGTTCGGCGAGGCCGGCGGCGACGTCGTCAACACCGCGTCGCTCGCGGGGCTCGGGCCGGTCCCGGGCTACAGCCTGTACGCCGCCACGAAGGCCGCGATCGTCTCGCTCACCATGTCGGGCGACGCCGAGACGCCTCGAGGTGTGCGGGTGCACGCGATCTGCCCCGACGGGGTGAAGACCGCGATGCTCGACGCGCAGACGCCCGGGGGGCTGGGCAACCTGCTGGTCCACTCCGGTGGCCGGATCCTCACCGTCGACGAGGTCGCCGACGAGGCCGTCGCGCTGGTCGGCAGCCATCGGGTGATCCGGGCGGTGCCGGGTTGGCGCGGGGGCGTCGTACGGGCCTCGGCGCTGGCGCCGTCGGTCAGTGCGCGCGGGATCAGCCTGTTCGCCGCCCAGGGCCGGCGGGCCCTGAAGAAGTCCGCCGGCGCCTGA
- a CDS encoding LAGLIDADG family homing endonuclease — protein sequence MTNDLALFLGAYLSEGHTTRSNWSVIFTNSVPSVLRDIQRAASNVFGLESRLTHQADRCPGLVVSSKRLVEFMEMLECGSRASNKKVPAIILDGRRQHAIRFMQGAALDGYTSHSYAGKWAICLESRAAIDGLQDLVTNLGIVNAQIPKFNKHMQKTYFELYAAGPWGQELSRQVSFLEPDKESRAVEYRDRAYRTALTDRIPGTQGPELYDLVPAGRSGRSGKGTGRQAFRHLCDSRSRHVTRESVRRVHAAGARLPAWLADVLDLEIRFSPVLAAGVTPLRAYPDPGFPCPTAP from the coding sequence ATGACCAATGATCTTGCGTTGTTTCTCGGGGCCTACCTCTCGGAGGGGCACACCACGCGGAGCAACTGGTCGGTCATCTTCACCAATTCCGTTCCGAGTGTCTTGCGGGACATTCAGCGGGCGGCGTCGAACGTGTTCGGCCTCGAGTCTCGTCTGACTCATCAAGCTGATCGATGCCCTGGCCTCGTGGTATCCAGCAAAAGGCTTGTTGAGTTCATGGAGATGCTCGAGTGCGGAAGCCGAGCATCCAACAAGAAGGTGCCGGCGATAATCCTGGATGGACGACGCCAGCACGCCATTCGGTTCATGCAGGGGGCCGCGCTCGACGGCTATACCTCGCATTCCTACGCCGGCAAATGGGCTATCTGTCTGGAGAGCCGAGCCGCCATCGATGGGCTGCAGGATCTCGTCACGAACTTGGGGATCGTGAATGCCCAGATCCCTAAGTTCAACAAGCACATGCAGAAGACCTACTTCGAGCTGTACGCCGCAGGACCATGGGGCCAAGAGTTGTCGCGGCAGGTTTCGTTCCTCGAGCCCGACAAGGAGTCGAGGGCGGTCGAGTACCGAGATCGGGCCTACCGGACGGCGCTGACGGATCGCATCCCCGGTACTCAAGGCCCTGAGTTGTATGACCTCGTTCCGGCCGGCAGGAGTGGGCGATCCGGAAAGGGCACTGGAAGACAAGCCTTTCGCCACCTTTGCGACTCCCGCTCGCGTCACGTAACGAGGGAAAGCGTCCGTCGCGTGCATGCGGCGGGCGCCCGTTTGCCAGCCTGGCTCGCTGATGTACTCGACCTGGAGATTCGCTTCAGTCCCGTTTTGGCCGCGGGCGTGACCCCGCTCCGTGCCTACCCCGATCCGGGATTTCCGTGTCCGACTGCTCCGTGA
- a CDS encoding vitamin B12-dependent ribonucleotide reductase, translating into MTETQSGAQTGAEGAEKTGLKIERVFSTEGTHPYDEVTWERRDVVQTNWKTGATVFEQRGVEYPTTWSVNASTIVTTKYFRGAVGSDVREWSLKQLIDRIVKTYTKAGIDHGYFATDADAEIFEHELTWLLVNQYFSFNSPVWFNVGTPSPQQVSACFILSVDDSMDSILNWYKEEGFIFKGGSGAGLNLSRIRSSKELLSSGGTASGPVSFMRGADASAGTIKSGGATRRAAKMVVLDVDHPDIVEFVETKAREEDKIRALRDAGFDMDLGGADITSVQYQNANNSVRVSDEFMRAVEDGTDFALRARKTGEVIEMVDARDLFHKISKAAWECADPGLQYDDTINDWHTNPETGRITASNPCSEYMSLDNSSCNLASLNLLKFLKDDDTFDGELFAKAVEFIITAMDISICFADFPTEPIGETTRNYRQLGIGYANLGALLMAMGLGYDSEGGRAMAASITSLMTGQSYKRSAELAGIVGPYAGYARNAEAHKRVMRKHQAANDTVRTLAIADSQVHKLATVAWAQVQELGAANGFRNAQASVLAPTGTIGFMMDCDTTGIEPDFSLVKFKKLVGGGSMQIVNQTVPRALKKMGYQPEQIEAIVAHIAEHGHVIDAPGLRSEHYEVFDCAMGARALKPMGHVRMMAACQPFLSGAISKTCNLPEDATVEEVEEIYLQSWKLGLKATAIYRDNCKVGQPMATGKGENKGQSSNVAASVVEPAETKVVEKIVYAPTRKRLPKSRVSRTTSFTVGGAEGYMTSGAHDDGHLGEVFLKLGKQGSTLAGVMDAFSIAVSIGLQYGVPLETYVAKFTNLRFEPAGLTDDPDVRMAQSLMDYVWRRLALDYLPFEQRAAMGIYSAEERQRHLETGSYEPVEETGSAAELMESPVIEIVDVDVDATSVVEPAETPVAETKEAHTSAELLEKITGHAVDSPLCFTCGTKMRPAGSCYVCEGCGSTSGCS; encoded by the coding sequence ATGACCGAGACGCAGAGTGGTGCCCAGACCGGCGCCGAGGGCGCCGAGAAGACCGGACTGAAGATCGAGCGCGTCTTCAGCACCGAGGGCACCCACCCCTACGACGAGGTCACCTGGGAGCGTCGCGACGTCGTCCAGACCAACTGGAAGACCGGCGCCACCGTCTTCGAGCAGCGCGGTGTCGAATACCCCACCACCTGGTCGGTCAACGCCAGCACCATCGTCACGACCAAGTACTTCCGCGGCGCGGTCGGATCCGACGTCCGTGAGTGGAGCCTCAAGCAGCTCATCGACCGGATCGTGAAGACCTACACCAAGGCCGGCATCGACCACGGCTACTTCGCCACGGACGCCGACGCCGAGATCTTCGAGCACGAGCTCACCTGGCTGCTGGTCAACCAGTACTTCTCCTTCAACAGCCCCGTCTGGTTCAACGTCGGCACCCCGTCGCCGCAGCAGGTCTCGGCCTGCTTCATCCTCTCGGTCGACGACTCGATGGACTCCATCCTCAACTGGTACAAGGAGGAGGGCTTCATCTTCAAGGGCGGCTCCGGCGCCGGCCTCAACCTCTCCCGCATCCGCTCCTCCAAGGAGCTGCTCTCCTCCGGCGGCACCGCCTCGGGCCCGGTCTCGTTCATGCGCGGCGCCGACGCCTCCGCCGGCACCATCAAGTCCGGCGGCGCCACGCGTCGTGCGGCCAAGATGGTCGTCCTGGACGTCGACCACCCCGACATCGTCGAGTTCGTCGAGACCAAGGCGCGCGAGGAGGACAAGATCCGCGCCCTCCGTGACGCCGGCTTCGACATGGACCTCGGCGGCGCCGACATCACCTCCGTCCAGTACCAGAACGCCAACAACTCCGTCCGCGTCTCCGACGAGTTCATGCGCGCCGTCGAGGACGGCACCGACTTCGCCCTGCGTGCGCGCAAGACCGGCGAGGTCATCGAGATGGTCGACGCCCGCGACCTGTTCCACAAGATCAGCAAGGCCGCCTGGGAGTGCGCCGACCCGGGCCTCCAGTACGACGACACCATCAACGACTGGCACACCAACCCGGAGACCGGCCGCATCACCGCGTCCAACCCCTGCTCCGAATACATGTCGCTCGACAACTCCTCGTGCAACCTCGCCTCGCTGAACCTCCTGAAGTTCCTCAAGGACGACGACACCTTCGACGGTGAGCTGTTCGCCAAGGCGGTCGAGTTCATCATCACCGCGATGGACATCTCGATCTGCTTCGCCGACTTCCCGACCGAGCCCATCGGCGAGACCACCCGCAACTACCGCCAGCTCGGCATCGGCTACGCCAACCTCGGCGCGCTGCTGATGGCGATGGGCCTGGGCTACGACTCCGAGGGTGGCCGCGCGATGGCCGCCTCCATCACCTCGCTGATGACCGGCCAGTCCTACAAGCGCTCGGCCGAGCTCGCCGGCATCGTCGGCCCCTACGCCGGCTACGCCCGCAACGCCGAGGCGCACAAGCGGGTCATGCGCAAGCACCAGGCCGCCAACGACACCGTCCGCACCCTCGCGATCGCCGACAGCCAGGTCCACAAGCTGGCCACGGTCGCGTGGGCGCAGGTGCAGGAGCTCGGCGCTGCCAACGGCTTCCGCAACGCGCAGGCCTCGGTCCTCGCGCCCACCGGCACCATCGGCTTCATGATGGACTGTGACACCACCGGCATCGAGCCCGACTTCTCCCTGGTGAAGTTCAAGAAGCTCGTCGGCGGCGGCTCCATGCAGATCGTCAACCAGACGGTCCCGCGGGCGCTGAAGAAGATGGGCTACCAGCCCGAGCAGATCGAGGCGATCGTCGCCCACATCGCCGAGCACGGCCACGTCATCGACGCCCCCGGCCTGCGCTCGGAGCACTACGAGGTCTTCGACTGCGCCATGGGCGCGCGTGCCCTCAAGCCGATGGGCCACGTCCGGATGATGGCGGCCTGCCAGCCGTTCCTGAGCGGTGCGATCAGCAAGACCTGCAACCTCCCCGAGGACGCCACGGTGGAGGAGGTCGAGGAGATCTACCTGCAGTCCTGGAAGCTCGGTCTGAAGGCGACCGCCATCTACAGGGACAATTGCAAGGTCGGCCAGCCGATGGCCACCGGCAAGGGCGAGAACAAGGGCCAGAGCAGCAACGTCGCCGCGTCGGTGGTCGAGCCTGCCGAGACCAAGGTCGTCGAGAAGATCGTCTACGCCCCGACCCGCAAGCGTCTCCCGAAGTCCCGCGTCTCGCGCACCACCTCCTTCACGGTGGGTGGCGCCGAGGGCTACATGACCTCGGGTGCGCACGACGACGGCCACCTCGGCGAGGTCTTCCTCAAGCTCGGCAAGCAGGGCTCGACCCTGGCCGGCGTGATGGACGCCTTCTCGATCGCGGTGTCCATCGGCCTCCAGTACGGCGTCCCGCTCGAGACCTACGTCGCGAAGTTCACCAACCTGCGCTTCGAGCCCGCCGGCCTCACCGACGACCCGGACGTCCGCATGGCGCAGTCCCTCATGGACTACGTCTGGCGCCGCCTGGCCCTGGACTACCTCCCCTTCGAGCAGCGCGCCGCCATGGGCATCTACTCCGCCGAGGAGCGCCAGCGCCACCTCGAGACCGGCTCCTACGAGCCCGTCGAGGAGACCGGCTCCGCCGCCGAGCTGATGGAGTCCCCGGTCATCGAGATCGTCGACGTCGACGTCGACGCCACCTCGGTGGTCGAGCCTGCCGAGACCCCGGTGGCCGAGACCAAGGAGGCCCACACCTCCGCCGAGCTCCTGGAGAAGATCACCGGCCACGCCGTCGACTCCCCGCTCTGCTTCACCTGCGGCACCAAGATGCGCCCCGCCGGCTCCTGCTACGTCTGCGAAGGCTGCGGAAGCACCTCCGGCTGCAGCTGA
- a CDS encoding S1 family peptidase, producing MRRLPTSRWTATACLLLTALLAGCSEQDSWPERRTDAFDSPGAVQTSGDNLGGTLAGEILSQTDWTRTINAVKPATFEVFNHGCSFEATGSAVVLSPTTLVTNRHVVAGARTMAVRAPQGAMTRVDSWVVSRRDDLALLHLASPITSAPVSLSTDPTPGDLVAALGYPLGGPLRTAQGRVVGVGDVPGVSGAMITASMDILPGNSGGPLVNTEGELVGLIRAIDLVDGWAIAVPVDRVARLLNHEYSTPGIPCRP from the coding sequence ATGCGCCGCTTGCCGACGTCAAGGTGGACTGCCACAGCGTGTCTCCTCCTGACCGCGCTTCTGGCCGGATGCAGCGAGCAGGATTCCTGGCCCGAGAGGCGCACCGACGCTTTCGACTCCCCGGGAGCCGTCCAGACAAGTGGTGACAATCTCGGCGGCACGCTCGCCGGGGAGATCCTGTCTCAGACGGATTGGACGCGCACGATCAACGCAGTCAAGCCAGCGACGTTCGAAGTGTTCAACCACGGCTGCTCATTTGAAGCGACCGGATCGGCGGTGGTTCTGTCCCCGACAACGCTCGTCACCAACCGGCATGTGGTCGCCGGAGCCCGGACGATGGCCGTGCGAGCTCCACAAGGAGCCATGACTCGAGTCGACTCCTGGGTCGTCTCCAGGCGCGATGACCTTGCCCTGTTGCACCTGGCGTCACCGATCACGTCAGCCCCCGTCTCGCTCTCGACGGACCCAACACCGGGAGATCTGGTGGCGGCTCTAGGTTACCCACTGGGCGGCCCTCTTAGAACGGCTCAAGGCCGTGTCGTGGGTGTTGGCGACGTACCTGGCGTTTCGGGAGCAATGATCACGGCCTCCATGGATATTCTTCCTGGGAACTCTGGCGGCCCGTTGGTGAACACCGAAGGTGAATTGGTCGGCTTGATACGTGCAATCGATCTCGTTGACGGTTGGGCCATCGCGGTCCCAGTCGATCGCGTCGCGCGCCTTCTGAATCACGAATACTCAACGCCAGGGATACCTTGCCGTCCATGA
- a CDS encoding LysM peptidoglycan-binding domain-containing protein, which produces MSTMTINPTFAPARPRSGEVRLTRRGRAVVLMAALLLVLTAGALLGGARSAATEHPGAPTPTRVVMVGTGDTLWDIASDLAPDGDVRAMIAQIEDLNALDSALVAAGQRLRVPIVD; this is translated from the coding sequence ATGAGCACCATGACGATCAACCCCACGTTCGCCCCGGCGCGTCCCCGCTCCGGCGAGGTCCGGCTGACCCGCCGCGGCCGCGCCGTGGTGCTCATGGCGGCGCTGCTCCTCGTGCTCACCGCCGGCGCCCTCCTCGGCGGAGCCCGCTCCGCCGCCACCGAGCACCCCGGCGCCCCCACCCCGACCCGGGTGGTCATGGTCGGCACCGGCGACACCCTCTGGGACATCGCCTCCGACCTCGCCCCCGACGGCGACGTCCGCGCGATGATCGCCCAGATCGAGGACCTCAACGCCCTCGACTCCGCCCTCGTCGCCGCCGGCCAGCGGCTGCGGGTGCCGATCGTCGACTGA
- the nrdR gene encoding transcriptional regulator NrdR — MHCPYCRNTDTRVLDSRVAEDGGSIRRRRTCPADNGGCGKRFTTVEQMQLTVLKRSGATEPFTREKAVAGVRKACKGRPVSEDDLACLGQAVEDNLRSEGFAEVPAHQVGLSILGPLRKLDEVAYLRFASVYRAFESADDFEDEIALLKAERSLPMTPADLVDAASSAPPG, encoded by the coding sequence GTGCACTGCCCGTACTGCCGCAACACCGACACCCGGGTCCTCGACTCGCGGGTCGCCGAGGACGGCGGCTCGATCCGTCGCCGTCGCACCTGCCCGGCCGACAACGGGGGCTGCGGCAAGCGGTTCACCACGGTCGAGCAGATGCAGCTGACCGTGCTCAAGCGCAGCGGCGCGACCGAGCCGTTCACCCGCGAGAAGGCCGTCGCCGGCGTCCGCAAGGCCTGCAAGGGCCGCCCGGTCTCCGAGGACGACCTGGCCTGCCTGGGCCAGGCGGTCGAGGACAACCTCCGCAGCGAGGGCTTCGCCGAGGTCCCGGCCCACCAGGTGGGCCTGTCGATCCTCGGCCCGCTGCGCAAGCTCGACGAGGTGGCCTACCTCCGCTTCGCGAGCGTCTACCGCGCCTTCGAGTCGGCCGACGACTTCGAGGACGAGATCGCCCTCCTGAAGGCGGAGCGGTCGCTCCCCATGACGCCGGCCGACCTGGTCGACGCGGCGTCCTCGGCCCCACCGGGCTGA
- a CDS encoding DUF732 domain-containing protein yields the protein MVVIVMLAGASGAAWWFTIRETDEDRYLAALETGGFQEHYATPDVALAAGHAFCTSLAGGADLEGFDYQHVAVAELCPQFDKSFHVIPTPEQQQEKYTRLLRSKGLGGKFSSDASAVTHAKAICQGLDDGAAQQGPEVDAVGVSVYCKQYASGFKTLYPIRVAGTFTLFDSDPSSYFPSIDGTAGFCSGTGGYSDVSSGSEIRVTNSSGDVLTTANLGAGHGSPPFMCKFPFKFTVMDGEPGGYMIELGDRGSIHYSAADLKIPESVQITLGD from the coding sequence ATGGTCGTCATCGTGATGTTGGCGGGTGCGTCAGGGGCAGCCTGGTGGTTCACGATCCGCGAGACCGACGAAGATCGGTACCTTGCAGCCCTCGAGACTGGTGGGTTCCAGGAGCACTACGCGACCCCAGACGTCGCACTCGCGGCCGGACATGCGTTCTGCACCTCTTTGGCGGGTGGTGCGGACCTCGAAGGGTTCGACTACCAGCACGTGGCCGTGGCCGAGCTTTGCCCACAATTCGACAAGTCTTTCCACGTCATCCCTACCCCCGAACAGCAGCAGGAGAAGTACACACGACTGCTTCGGAGCAAGGGCCTAGGCGGCAAGTTCTCCTCTGACGCCTCGGCCGTGACGCACGCGAAGGCCATTTGCCAAGGCTTGGACGATGGCGCAGCTCAACAGGGTCCCGAAGTGGATGCCGTTGGCGTCTCCGTCTACTGCAAGCAATACGCGAGCGGCTTCAAGACGCTCTACCCGATTCGTGTCGCCGGCACATTCACGTTATTCGACAGCGACCCGTCGTCATACTTTCCATCGATCGACGGGACTGCCGGATTCTGCAGCGGAACCGGCGGGTATTCCGACGTAAGTAGCGGGAGCGAGATTCGCGTAACGAACAGCTCCGGAGACGTCCTTACGACCGCAAACCTTGGGGCCGGCCACGGCAGTCCTCCATTTATGTGCAAATTCCCCTTCAAGTTCACCGTCATGGATGGCGAGCCTGGTGGGTACATGATCGAGCTTGGTGATCGAGGCAGCATCCACTACAGCGCGGCTGACCTCAAGATCCCCGAGAGCGTTCAGATCACGCTGGGCGACTGA